A genomic segment from Nodularia sphaerocarpa UHCC 0038 encodes:
- a CDS encoding pentapeptide repeat-containing protein gives MKVDELLKNYNAGVRDFTGVNLSEADLRESDLSGAILDRAILDGAKLNHANLVQTSLIEADLNGADLSHANLTESKLVGAILDGAILDGAILDGADLSHANLEIAKLIETDLSEADLQEANLQAANLDGADLTHANLSEADLKDTNLNGANLEDADLGGAILD, from the coding sequence ATGAAAGTAGACGAACTCCTGAAAAACTATAATGCAGGCGTGAGAGATTTTACTGGCGTTAATCTCAGTGAGGCGGATTTAAGAGAATCTGACCTCAGTGGGGCAATTTTAGATCGAGCTATATTAGATGGTGCTAAACTAAATCATGCTAATTTAGTTCAAACCAGTTTAATTGAAGCTGACTTGAACGGAGCCGATTTGAGTCATGCTAATCTGACTGAAAGCAAGTTAGTTGGTGCTATTCTCGATGGTGCTATTTTAGATGGTGCTATTCTCGATGGTGCTGATTTGAGTCATGCTAATTTGGAAATTGCCAAGCTGATTGAAACTGATTTAAGTGAGGCTGATTTGCAGGAAGCAAATTTACAAGCAGCAAATTTAGATGGAGCAGACTTGACTCACGCGAATCTCTCTGAAGCAGATTTGAAAGATACAAATTTGAATGGTGCTAATTTGGAGGATGCTGATTTAGGCGGCGCAATTCTTGATTAG
- a CDS encoding class I SAM-dependent methyltransferase, whose protein sequence is MSSNAALCKAIAYNISTSPQGRITFAEFMDLALYHPEHGYYSSHAVKIGFQGADFFTSPHLGADFGELLAEQFWQMWDILARPVPFSLVEMGAGQGLLAMHILKHSQLHHPDFFAALDYVIVEKSPGFQQEQQQRLQDFSVRWCSLADIPSDSITGCFFSNELVDALPVHQFILADGEMHEVYVTTRKDQSEPLFVEVTGELSTPELQKYWDLVEIDLTAGYEDGYRSEINLAAGDWLSIVADRLHRGYVLTIDYGYPAHRYYNPRRSRSGSFGASQGSLQCYYNHRHHDNPYINIGMQDITAHVDFTALERWGDRFKLEKIGFIQQGLFLMALGLGERLSAISQQELPLSQLLKRREALHQLIDPTELGNFGVLIQSKGLQQTEITQQLKGLTVPQ, encoded by the coding sequence ATGAGTTCCAATGCTGCATTGTGTAAGGCGATCGCCTATAATATTTCTACCAGTCCTCAAGGGCGAATTACTTTCGCTGAATTTATGGATCTGGCTTTATATCACCCTGAACACGGTTACTATTCTAGTCATGCTGTGAAAATCGGATTTCAGGGTGCTGATTTTTTTACTTCGCCTCATCTCGGTGCTGATTTTGGCGAGTTACTGGCGGAACAATTTTGGCAGATGTGGGATATTTTAGCTCGTCCTGTCCCTTTTTCTTTGGTGGAAATGGGTGCAGGTCAAGGTTTACTGGCTATGCATATCCTCAAGCATTCTCAGCTACATCATCCAGATTTTTTTGCGGCGCTGGATTATGTGATTGTGGAAAAGTCGCCAGGATTTCAGCAGGAACAACAGCAACGTTTGCAAGATTTTTCTGTGCGTTGGTGCAGTTTAGCAGATATCCCTTCTGACTCGATTACAGGCTGCTTTTTTTCTAATGAATTGGTGGATGCTTTGCCTGTACATCAGTTTATTTTAGCAGATGGGGAAATGCACGAAGTTTATGTGACAACCAGGAAAGATCAGTCTGAGCCATTATTTGTGGAAGTTACGGGAGAACTTTCTACACCGGAACTGCAAAAATATTGGGATTTAGTAGAGATTGATTTAACTGCTGGTTATGAAGATGGCTATCGCAGCGAGATTAATTTGGCTGCTGGTGACTGGTTGAGTATTGTAGCAGACCGCTTGCATCGGGGGTATGTGTTAACTATTGATTATGGCTACCCGGCTCATCGTTATTATAATCCCAGGCGTTCGCGTAGCGGCTCCTTCGGAGCATCGCAAGGAAGTTTACAATGCTATTACAATCATCGCCACCACGATAACCCTTATATCAACATCGGTATGCAAGATATTACCGCCCATGTTGATTTTACAGCTTTGGAACGCTGGGGCGATCGCTTCAAGTTAGAAAAAATCGGCTTTATCCAGCAAGGTTTATTTTTAATGGCTTTGGGTTTAGGCGAGCGTCTTTCCGCCATTTCTCAGCAAGAATTACCCCTCTCACAACTTCTTAAACGACGAGAAGCACTACACCAACTGATAGATCCTACAGAATTAGGTAACTTTGGAGTATTAATTCAAAGCAAAGGACTCCAGCAGACAGAAATAACTCAACAACTCAAAGGACTAACAGTGCCACAGTAA
- a CDS encoding NAD(P)-dependent oxidoreductase, translating into MKVAFLGTGLMGLPMAQRLLAANIELVAYNRTPEKLAPLQAAGAEIATHPRQAIRAADCIILMLTNAAAIYHVLLSDTSWRTLEGRTVIQMGTITPTESQEIRDAVIGGGGEYIEAPVLGSIPEAKAGKLIVMVGAKPEQYQRHLKLLQNFGAEPVLVGSVGAAAGVKLALNQLIASLTTSFALSLAFVERQGIDIDLFMQILRESSLYAPTFDKKLRRMLDGNYTNPNFPTKHLLKDTDLFISEAKSLGLDLGSIEAVRQLVHTAVKMSFANDDYSSIFSAINQWGEGVGE; encoded by the coding sequence ATGAAGGTGGCATTTCTGGGAACTGGACTCATGGGATTACCGATGGCTCAAAGGTTGTTAGCAGCCAATATAGAGCTAGTAGCCTACAATCGCACCCCAGAAAAATTAGCTCCATTACAGGCTGCTGGGGCGGAAATTGCCACACATCCCCGTCAAGCAATTCGTGCGGCTGATTGCATTATTCTCATGCTGACTAACGCCGCCGCAATTTATCATGTTTTGCTTTCCGATACCTCTTGGCGAACTCTAGAAGGGCGGACTGTGATTCAAATGGGAACTATTACTCCCACAGAAAGCCAAGAAATTAGAGATGCCGTAATTGGTGGCGGTGGTGAGTATATAGAAGCTCCCGTATTAGGTAGTATTCCCGAAGCAAAAGCGGGTAAGTTGATTGTGATGGTAGGCGCTAAACCCGAACAATATCAACGCCATTTAAAACTCCTGCAAAATTTTGGTGCAGAACCTGTACTTGTAGGTTCAGTAGGTGCTGCGGCTGGGGTAAAGTTGGCACTAAATCAACTTATTGCATCCCTAACCACTAGCTTTGCTCTGAGTTTAGCTTTTGTTGAGCGTCAAGGTATCGACATAGATTTATTTATGCAAATCCTGCGGGAAAGTTCACTCTACGCGCCTACTTTTGACAAAAAACTGCGGCGGATGTTAGATGGCAATTATACCAATCCCAACTTCCCCACAAAACACTTGCTCAAAGACACAGATTTGTTTATATCAGAAGCCAAATCATTAGGTTTGGATCTCGGAAGCATTGAAGCTGTGCGCCAACTTGTCCACACAGCCGTGAAAATGTCATTTGCTAATGATGACTACTCATCAATATTTTCCGCCATTAATCAATGGGGAGAAGGAGTTGGGGAATGA
- a CDS encoding MFS transporter: MFQCTENILGVYKPLLWLAQIPVVPTEITPAQASVLNSGPRFFVALISGVILAFAFQLVLTNLSVAAGISYLGRPSDSDGVVEVGSFGGTIRKIGTALGLWTLVTVTIALLIACFLAVKLSLLVLDPRLGAILGLVIWGAYFLLLVWVSSTTVGSLVGSVVNSATSGFQAIMGTATAALGAKAVNQQVVATAEAAASAVRREFGNAVDPTSIRENIEDYLEQLRPPELDLSNIRRDFEGLLKDPQFQSIAGSPDIRNIDRQRFIDLISSRTDLSKRDINRIADTLYNVWQQVVSQQKPTQDNLGELVNYLKSLPPGQAKTDELNAKLDRLIAETRTSETGTPTAEKPGLMQQTLQQGITALTGIVLGRSDLSDLDVEKIWRSLSTAKDKAIQQADKLGLPTSSEPYSSIRADVENYLLNTYAWQLSREKIAEEFHDVIYDPAADPGIVKRELERLSAQDFANTLQQRGLLTQAQIQRITDQLETVRQEVLIIVSAAEQREIAQDLQRQVESYLLVTNKAELTPEGIEQNFKPLLADSEADYETLSLRLAQFDRQEMREILLERNDILPHEVDPILDDLEEQRDRILIESQGLAEQAKYQAETLWLNVESYLRNTGKAELNPDAIRADLQKLIEDPQSGMIAMRARLARFDRDTLIQLLSQRQDLSEQQVNQIIHAVEDSWYNIRHTPQALAHKAQEQYDSVTSTIADYLRNTGKEELNPEGIQRDFSRLFEQPREGAIALRRRLSQVDRDTLVQLLSQRRDLSEAQVNEVIDSVQTSIQNIVRAPRRLATRTQQRMETFQAYLSEYLRQTGKEELNPEAIKRDVQLLLHDPRVGMESLSDRLAHFDRDTVIALLKIREDMTDAEAARIADNIVSVRDQFVEQVRGIERRIQDVIEGIFDRIRNYLNSLDRPELNYDGIKRDVRTFFDDPQAGFEALRDRLSHFDRDTLVAILSSREDISEADVNRLIDQIEAARNKVLQRAERLQHETQRRLEEVKHQAQRQAEETRKAAATASWWLFATAFVSAVFSALGGALAVVLV; encoded by the coding sequence ATGTTTCAATGTACGGAAAATATACTGGGAGTCTACAAGCCACTATTATGGTTGGCGCAGATTCCAGTAGTTCCCACCGAGATTACACCAGCACAAGCATCCGTTCTCAATTCGGGACCACGCTTTTTTGTGGCTTTAATCTCCGGTGTAATTTTAGCTTTTGCTTTCCAATTAGTATTAACTAACCTCTCTGTCGCAGCTGGTATCTCCTACTTGGGTCGTCCATCTGACTCTGATGGGGTTGTGGAAGTGGGAAGTTTCGGGGGTACGATTCGCAAAATTGGCACAGCACTGGGTTTGTGGACGTTAGTGACTGTGACGATCGCATTATTAATTGCTTGCTTTCTCGCAGTTAAATTAAGTCTACTGGTTTTAGATCCCAGACTGGGCGCAATTCTGGGATTAGTCATTTGGGGTGCATATTTTTTGCTGCTGGTGTGGGTGAGTTCCACTACTGTGGGTTCCTTGGTGGGTTCGGTGGTCAATTCCGCCACTTCGGGGTTTCAGGCGATTATGGGGACTGCTACGGCTGCATTAGGTGCGAAAGCGGTGAATCAGCAGGTAGTAGCAACGGCTGAAGCTGCGGCCTCTGCTGTACGTCGGGAATTTGGGAATGCTGTTGACCCTACGAGTATTCGGGAAAATATTGAAGATTACCTGGAACAGTTACGTCCCCCAGAATTAGATTTATCCAATATTCGTCGGGATTTTGAAGGCTTACTCAAAGATCCACAATTTCAATCTATTGCTGGAAGTCCAGACATCCGCAATATTGACCGCCAAAGGTTTATTGATTTGATTAGCAGTCGTACTGACCTTTCTAAACGAGATATTAACCGGATTGCTGATACACTATATAATGTTTGGCAGCAGGTTGTCAGTCAGCAAAAACCGACTCAAGATAATTTAGGTGAGTTGGTTAATTATTTGAAGTCGCTTCCACCAGGACAAGCAAAGACAGATGAATTAAATGCTAAATTGGATCGGTTAATTGCAGAAACTCGTACTTCTGAAACAGGAACACCAACAGCAGAAAAACCCGGTTTGATGCAACAAACTTTACAACAGGGAATCACGGCGCTGACTGGTATTGTGTTGGGACGATCAGATTTATCTGATCTGGATGTGGAGAAAATTTGGCGATCGCTCTCCACGGCAAAAGACAAAGCTATTCAACAAGCTGATAAACTAGGTTTACCGACATCCTCAGAACCCTATAGCTCTATTCGGGCTGATGTGGAAAACTATCTCCTCAATACTTATGCTTGGCAATTGAGTCGTGAGAAAATCGCTGAAGAATTTCATGATGTCATCTATGACCCAGCCGCAGACCCTGGTATAGTTAAAAGAGAACTAGAGCGACTTTCTGCCCAAGATTTTGCTAATACTCTGCAACAACGGGGACTATTAACCCAAGCACAAATTCAGCGTATTACTGACCAACTAGAAACTGTCCGCCAAGAGGTATTAATCATAGTCAGCGCTGCGGAACAAAGAGAAATAGCACAAGACTTACAACGCCAAGTAGAAAGTTATCTTCTTGTTACCAATAAGGCAGAATTGACTCCAGAAGGAATTGAACAGAATTTTAAACCATTATTAGCAGATTCCGAAGCAGATTACGAAACTCTCTCCCTGCGGTTAGCACAATTTGACCGTCAGGAAATGCGGGAAATATTGCTAGAACGCAATGATATTTTACCACACGAAGTAGACCCAATTCTGGACGACTTAGAAGAGCAACGCGATCGCATCTTGATAGAATCTCAAGGATTGGCAGAACAAGCTAAATATCAAGCCGAAACTTTATGGTTGAATGTAGAATCATATCTGCGAAACACGGGAAAAGCTGAGTTAAATCCTGATGCGATTCGCGCTGATTTGCAAAAGCTGATCGAAGATCCCCAATCGGGAATGATCGCCATGCGCGCCCGATTAGCTCGTTTTGACCGCGATACTTTGATCCAGTTATTAAGTCAACGTCAAGATTTGAGTGAACAGCAAGTTAATCAAATTATTCATGCTGTGGAAGACTCGTGGTATAATATCCGCCATACACCCCAAGCTTTGGCACACAAGGCTCAGGAACAGTACGACTCTGTAACCTCTACCATTGCCGATTACTTACGAAATACTGGCAAGGAAGAATTGAATCCTGAAGGTATTCAAAGAGATTTTAGCAGATTATTTGAACAGCCCAGAGAGGGAGCCATCGCTCTGCGCCGTCGCTTGTCTCAGGTAGACAGAGATACTTTAGTCCAGTTACTCAGTCAACGGCGAGATTTAAGTGAAGCGCAAGTCAATGAAGTCATTGATTCTGTGCAAACTTCGATTCAAAATATTGTCCGCGCGCCTCGTCGTTTAGCTACTCGCACACAGCAAAGGATGGAAACATTCCAAGCTTATTTGTCGGAGTATTTACGGCAAACTGGTAAAGAAGAACTTAACCCAGAAGCGATTAAACGCGACGTACAATTATTATTGCATGATCCGCGCGTGGGAATGGAAAGTTTGAGCGATCGCCTAGCACATTTCGACCGTGACACAGTGATTGCTTTGCTGAAAATTCGCGAAGATATGACCGATGCAGAAGCCGCCAGAATTGCGGATAATATCGTCTCTGTGCGTGATCAATTTGTAGAACAGGTGCGGGGAATTGAACGGCGGATTCAAGATGTGATAGAAGGGATTTTTGACCGGATTCGTAATTATCTCAACTCCTTAGATCGTCCCGAACTAAACTATGATGGCATCAAGCGCGATGTTCGCACCTTCTTTGACGATCCACAGGCAGGATTTGAAGCTTTACGCGATCGCCTGTCACATTTTGACCGCGACACCCTAGTGGCGATTCTCAGTTCCCGTGAGGACATATCTGAAGCAGATGTCAACCGCCTAATTGACCAAATTGAAGCCGCACGCAACAAAGTGTTACAACGTGCCGAACGCCTACAACATGAGACGCAACGCCGTCTAGAAGAAGTCAAGCATCAAGCCCAACGCCAAGCAGAAGAAACCCGCAAAGCCGCCGCCACAGCTTCTTGGTGGTTGTTTGCTACCGCCTTCGTTTCAGCCGTATTTTCCGCATTAGGAGGAGCGCTAGCCGTGGTTTTAGTGTAG
- a CDS encoding antitoxin, producing MPNSCHISLLANGQNQVLTIPHEFALPNTEVLLRKEGNRLIIEPIRPGSLLSLLTTLEDITDDFPSVDEELLPLDDITL from the coding sequence ATGCCAAACTCATGCCATATTTCTCTCTTAGCTAATGGACAAAATCAAGTCCTAACTATTCCACATGAATTTGCTTTACCGAATACAGAAGTTTTGTTACGCAAAGAAGGAAACCGATTAATTATTGAACCGATTCGCCCCGGTTCTCTCCTTTCCTTACTGACCACACTAGAGGACATTACAGATGATTTTCCCAGTGTGGATGAAGAACTACTACCCCTTGACGACATTACGCTTTAG
- a CDS encoding type II toxin-antitoxin system VapC family toxin, producing the protein MSYQYLLDTNILSDLVRHPQGLVFQRIATVGEDSVCTSIIVACELRFGAAKNGSSRLVQQVERILEVFPVLSLESPIDKHYGAIRTHLEQSGTPIGPNDLLIAAHALALNLTLVTANTREFERVPALILDNWLV; encoded by the coding sequence ATGAGCTATCAATACCTACTTGATACCAACATCCTCTCAGATTTAGTGAGGCATCCTCAAGGTCTGGTGTTCCAGCGTATCGCTACCGTCGGGGAAGACAGCGTTTGTACCAGTATTATCGTAGCGTGTGAATTGAGGTTTGGCGCAGCTAAAAATGGTTCTTCCCGTCTTGTGCAACAGGTAGAACGCATCCTTGAAGTTTTCCCAGTTTTATCTTTGGAGTCCCCTATAGATAAGCATTATGGCGCAATTCGTACCCACCTAGAGCAATCGGGAACTCCAATCGGTCCCAATGATTTGCTGATTGCTGCCCACGCCCTCGCGCTTAACCTAACCCTTGTAACAGCAAATACTCGTGAATTTGAGCGTGTACCTGCCTTGATTTTAGATAACTGGTTAGTATAG
- a CDS encoding DNA-methyltransferase, with translation MQPLTQGFQLQYTHPHGKLYQGNSLDWLTSLESETVDLVFADPPYNIKKAEWDNFENQEKYIEWSIQWISQASRILKPTGSLYICGFSEILADLKHPASKYFKSCRWLIWHYKNKANLGNDWGRSHESIIHFRKSDFVKLNIDDVRIPYGAHTLKYPSHPQAQTSAYGKGTKQKHHNWTPNPKGAKPKDVIEIPTTCNGMDEKTPHPTQKPEELIRKFVLASSQEGDLIIDPFSGSGTTVVVAEQLNRYWMGCDLNLEYNYWATKRIENVRRLTKEEWIAFDRKNAERRVSIR, from the coding sequence TTGCAACCTTTAACACAGGGATTTCAACTGCAATACACACATCCTCACGGAAAACTTTATCAAGGTAATTCCCTAGATTGGCTGACATCACTTGAATCTGAAACCGTTGATTTAGTTTTTGCTGACCCACCTTATAACATTAAAAAAGCTGAGTGGGACAACTTTGAGAACCAAGAGAAATATATCGAGTGGTCAATTCAATGGATTAGCCAAGCTTCACGTATTCTTAAGCCCACTGGCTCACTTTATATTTGTGGTTTTTCGGAAATATTAGCTGATTTAAAACATCCAGCATCAAAATATTTTAAAAGTTGCCGGTGGTTAATTTGGCACTATAAAAACAAAGCTAACTTAGGGAATGATTGGGGACGTTCCCATGAAAGTATCATTCATTTTCGTAAATCTGATTTTGTTAAACTCAACATTGACGATGTGCGAATCCCTTATGGCGCACACACATTAAAATATCCCTCTCACCCCCAAGCCCAAACCAGCGCCTACGGAAAAGGAACAAAGCAGAAACATCATAACTGGACACCTAACCCAAAAGGTGCAAAGCCTAAAGATGTCATAGAAATTCCTACTACTTGTAATGGAATGGATGAGAAAACACCCCACCCAACTCAAAAACCAGAAGAATTAATCAGAAAATTTGTATTAGCATCTTCTCAAGAAGGAGATTTGATTATTGATCCATTTTCAGGTTCAGGAACAACTGTTGTAGTTGCAGAACAACTTAATCGTTACTGGATGGGATGTGATCTAAATCTTGAGTATAACTATTGGGCTACTAAACGAATAGAAAATGTCCGTCGCCTGACCAAAGAAGAATGGATAGCCTTTGACCGTAAAAATGCCGAAAGAAGAGTATCTATCAGATGA
- a CDS encoding Rpn family recombination-promoting nuclease/putative transposase, which translates to MTKSADVSTKRLISLAPDNWVKWVTQIPDITAQEIVNSEFQWISRESDVLIRAKSPQYGNFLVLNELQLRPTLDMPRRMRAYAALAEEKYKLLTYPVLINILKTTNAEISTTYESNIAGLRAIQDYRVINLWEVDVNIAFEQPLPSLLPFVPILKGGENESTIREALQILRADEQFNQLETVLAFFATFVLDSALVQEIMRWDMAVLRESPWYKEIEQRGVEQGRREELFLSIEMLLEMKFGNKGLELMPIISQVNDLERLKSFQQAIKTANTVQDLREIL; encoded by the coding sequence ATGACAAAATCCGCAGATGTCAGCACAAAACGTTTGATTAGCCTCGCACCTGATAACTGGGTAAAATGGGTAACGCAAATTCCCGATATTACAGCACAGGAAATAGTCAACTCAGAATTTCAGTGGATAAGTCGAGAAAGTGATGTTTTAATTCGTGCTAAAAGTCCCCAGTATGGAAATTTTCTTGTTCTCAATGAATTACAACTGCGTCCCACATTGGATATGCCTCGGAGAATGCGTGCTTATGCAGCACTTGCAGAAGAAAAATATAAATTGCTGACGTATCCTGTATTGATCAATATTCTCAAAACTACGAATGCAGAAATATCTACAACTTATGAATCAAATATTGCTGGTTTGCGGGCAATTCAAGATTATCGCGTGATTAATTTGTGGGAAGTTGATGTAAATATTGCTTTTGAACAACCCCTACCATCTTTGCTTCCATTTGTGCCAATTCTCAAAGGTGGTGAAAATGAGTCTACAATTCGAGAAGCGCTACAAATACTCCGGGCTGATGAACAATTTAATCAACTAGAGACGGTTTTAGCATTTTTTGCTACTTTTGTATTAGATAGCGCCTTAGTTCAGGAAATCATGAGGTGGGATATGGCTGTATTACGCGAATCGCCTTGGTATAAAGAAATTGAGCAGCGTGGAGTAGAACAAGGACGAAGGGAAGAGCTATTTTTGAGTATTGAGATGTTACTAGAAATGAAGTTTGGCAACAAAGGTTTAGAGTTGATGCCGATAATCTCTCAAGTGAATGATTTGGAGCGATTAAAATCATTTCAACAGGCAATTAAAACTGCTAACACAGTGCAAGATTTGCGAGAAATTTTGTAA
- the pyrE gene encoding orotate phosphoribosyltransferase gives MTYTTETLTQSDIWAATTDLTTLRHKLLDLFCQLAYQEGDFVLSSGQSSSYYINGKQVTLHPQGALAIGRILLSLLPTDTQAVAGLTLGADPIVSAVSVVSAYENRPIPALIIRKEAKGHGTRAYIEGPNLPEGAKVIVLEDVVTTGKSAMKAVERLREAGYIVDTVITLVDRLQGGAEFYQSVGLNFQAVFTIADLQQRYQELGN, from the coding sequence ATGACTTATACTACTGAAACCTTGACTCAATCTGATATTTGGGCAGCTACTACTGACTTGACTACCCTGCGCCACAAGCTACTTGATTTATTTTGCCAACTCGCTTATCAAGAGGGTGATTTTGTCCTTTCTTCGGGACAAAGCAGTTCTTACTACATCAATGGTAAGCAGGTAACTCTTCATCCCCAAGGGGCTTTAGCCATTGGTCGCATTCTCTTATCCCTCTTACCTACAGATACTCAAGCTGTAGCAGGTTTAACATTGGGTGCTGATCCTATTGTATCAGCCGTGAGTGTGGTTTCTGCTTATGAAAATCGTCCCATACCAGCGCTGATTATTCGTAAAGAAGCCAAAGGTCATGGAACAAGGGCTTATATTGAAGGGCCAAATTTGCCAGAAGGTGCAAAAGTCATCGTTTTGGAAGATGTGGTGACTACGGGGAAATCAGCCATGAAAGCCGTTGAGCGTCTTCGGGAAGCTGGTTATATAGTTGATACCGTAATTACACTTGTAGACCGACTACAAGGTGGCGCGGAGTTTTACCAGTCCGTGGGGTTGAACTTTCAGGCGGTGTTCACAATTGCTGATCTGCAACAACGGTATCAAGAATTAGGTAATTAA
- a CDS encoding hemolysin family protein, translating into MIFTRALAVSGFYSLIWTDVGLRLLSVLLLIAINAFFVTAEFSMVTVRRSRIHQLVQAGDIPAIAVQGLQRSIERLLSTTQLGITLSSLALGWIGESSIVVLVKSWVTSWPLPLERSNVIAHSLSIPIAFFLIAYLQIVLGELCPKSLALLYSEDLARFLGPSVKAIVRFFNPFIWILNQSTRFLLRLFGIEYTGQSWRSPVTPEELQLIISTERESTGLELSERELLNNVFEFGDVIAQEVMTPRTNIAALSTDATFQTLLQEMISTGHSRYPIIGESLDDIRGIVYFKDLAEPLAVGKLTPEANIQPWMRHARFVPEQTPLSELLPMMQQEKPAMVIVVNEFGGTVGLVTIQDVIAEIIGKAGEPDNFDDLLVEMLDNQTFLVQAQINLEDLNEVLHINLPLTKEYQTLGGFVLYQLQKIPVKDEVFYYDNLEFTVVSAVGPRLHQIQVRRLEAS; encoded by the coding sequence GTGATTTTTACACGAGCTTTGGCGGTGAGTGGTTTTTATAGTTTAATTTGGACGGATGTGGGGCTGAGATTGTTATCAGTGCTATTGCTGATTGCGATCAATGCTTTTTTTGTAACGGCAGAGTTTTCAATGGTGACAGTCAGGCGATCGCGTATCCATCAGCTGGTTCAGGCTGGTGATATTCCGGCGATCGCTGTTCAAGGACTACAACGTAGTATTGAAAGATTATTATCGACAACTCAGTTAGGTATTACCCTTTCTAGTTTGGCGCTGGGATGGATTGGTGAAAGTTCCATTGTCGTACTGGTGAAGTCATGGGTAACATCCTGGCCTTTACCCTTAGAGAGGAGTAATGTAATCGCTCATTCCCTATCAATTCCCATCGCCTTTTTTTTAATAGCCTATCTACAAATTGTTTTAGGTGAACTCTGTCCTAAATCATTAGCTCTTTTGTACTCTGAGGATCTGGCGCGATTTTTGGGGCCTTCAGTCAAAGCCATCGTCCGTTTTTTTAACCCCTTCATCTGGATTCTCAACCAATCAACCCGATTTTTGTTGCGGCTGTTTGGCATCGAATACACTGGACAAAGTTGGCGATCGCCTGTGACACCAGAGGAATTGCAGCTCATCATCTCCACAGAACGCGAATCAACTGGTTTAGAGCTTTCCGAACGAGAATTGTTGAATAATGTCTTTGAGTTCGGCGATGTCATAGCCCAAGAAGTGATGACTCCCCGGACTAACATTGCAGCCTTGTCAACAGATGCTACTTTCCAGACTTTACTTCAGGAAATGATCTCTACAGGTCACTCCCGCTATCCCATCATAGGAGAGTCTTTAGATGACATTCGCGGCATAGTTTATTTTAAAGATTTGGCAGAACCCTTAGCAGTGGGGAAATTAACGCCAGAAGCAAATATCCAACCTTGGATGCGTCACGCCCGGTTTGTACCAGAACAAACACCCTTGAGTGAACTATTACCTATGATGCAGCAAGAGAAGCCCGCGATGGTGATAGTAGTCAATGAATTTGGCGGTACTGTGGGCTTAGTGACCATCCAAGATGTCATTGCCGAAATTATTGGTAAAGCTGGCGAACCTGACAACTTTGACGACTTGCTGGTAGAAATGTTAGACAACCAAACATTTTTGGTGCAAGCCCAAATCAACCTCGAAGACCTCAACGAAGTTTTACATATCAACTTACCCCTCACAAAGGAATACCAGACCTTGGGGGGTTTTGTACTGTATCAACTCCAGAAAATCCCCGTTAAAGATGAAGTATTCTACTATGACAATCTGGAATTTACCGTTGTGTCAGCCGTCGGACCACGCCTGCATCAAATTCAAGTCCGACGCTTAGAAGCAAGTTAG